In Streptomyces sp. NBC_00569, a single genomic region encodes these proteins:
- a CDS encoding alpha/beta fold hydrolase, protein MSNVKRASKRRILTGVGAAVTAGIAVGAFALVGNANADTDAARSAGTGQAKPTILLEHGAFADASSWNGVIARLHADGYPVVAAANPLRGPHADATALRSVLDHIKGPKILVGHSYGGSVISEAAANDPEVKGLVYVAAFLLAPGESALGLTNKYPGSTLPGALDPVSVTNPDGSKGTELYIQQDKFGHQFAADVSKTKAALAAAGQRPIAQSALEEKATVAAWKTIPSWDIVTTQDLNIPAAAQRFMAKRAHARTTEVAASHSVAVSHPGIVTRVIEEAAHAAR, encoded by the coding sequence ATGTCCAACGTCAAGCGTGCGAGCAAGCGGCGGATTCTCACCGGCGTCGGGGCGGCCGTGACGGCCGGTATCGCGGTCGGTGCGTTCGCACTCGTCGGCAACGCCAACGCCGACACTGATGCCGCCCGGTCGGCCGGCACCGGGCAGGCCAAGCCCACCATTCTTCTGGAGCACGGAGCCTTCGCCGACGCCTCCAGCTGGAACGGTGTGATCGCCCGTCTGCACGCCGACGGCTATCCCGTCGTCGCGGCAGCGAACCCCCTGCGCGGCCCGCACGCCGACGCCACCGCTCTGCGCAGCGTCCTCGACCACATCAAGGGCCCCAAGATCCTCGTCGGTCACTCCTATGGCGGCTCGGTGATCAGCGAGGCCGCCGCGAACGACCCCGAGGTCAAAGGGCTCGTCTACGTGGCGGCGTTCCTGCTCGCACCGGGAGAGTCGGCTCTGGGGCTGACGAACAAGTACCCCGGCTCCACCCTGCCCGGGGCCCTTGACCCGGTCTCCGTCACCAACCCCGACGGAAGCAAGGGCACCGAGCTCTACATCCAACAGGACAAGTTCGGCCACCAGTTCGCCGCGGACGTCTCCAAAACGAAGGCCGCGCTCGCCGCCGCAGGTCAGCGCCCCATCGCCCAGTCCGCGCTGGAGGAGAAGGCCACCGTCGCCGCCTGGAAGACGATCCCCAGCTGGGACATCGTCACCACGCAGGATCTGAACATCCCGGCGGCCGCGCAGCGCTTCATGGCCAAGCGCGCCCACGCCCGCACAACCGAGGTCGCGGCGTCCCACTCCGTCGCCGTCTCCCACCCCGGGATCGTCACCCGCGTCATCGAGGAAGCGGCCCACGCCGCCCGGTAG
- a CDS encoding TIGR03619 family F420-dependent LLM class oxidoreductase, with protein sequence MRLGLALPTFGTDAHADGVITVSRTAEALGYDSLWTGDRVLAPRSPSTPYPSQDGVMPRVYDNHMDPLTSLAFAAAHTSRVRLGTSTLNGLWHPPLMLARSLTTLDVLSRGRLDVGFGLGWMPDEYAAVGVPWEGRGARLDETLDILETYWVEDEFAHQGRLFTIPETVVGLKPEQRPGPPVLLAAFNPAGLRRVARRASGWLPVAMPLPHLMSMWKTIVEEAESADRDPDGLRMALRVNPTLTEAEAEAERFPRSGTLDQYIDYARAAAEAGVHELFIDLGQSPASLDERIDIAGRFIAAVRRG encoded by the coding sequence ATGCGCCTGGGTCTGGCACTCCCCACCTTCGGTACCGACGCGCACGCGGACGGTGTCATCACCGTCAGCCGCACCGCGGAGGCCCTCGGGTACGACTCTCTGTGGACGGGGGACCGTGTGCTCGCGCCCCGCTCGCCGAGCACGCCCTATCCGAGCCAGGACGGGGTGATGCCGCGGGTCTACGACAACCACATGGACCCGCTGACGAGTCTGGCCTTCGCCGCCGCCCACACCAGCCGCGTCCGGCTGGGCACCAGCACGCTCAACGGCCTGTGGCACCCTCCCCTGATGCTGGCCCGGTCCCTGACCACCCTCGACGTACTCAGCCGCGGCCGGCTTGACGTCGGGTTCGGCCTCGGCTGGATGCCCGACGAGTACGCGGCCGTGGGCGTTCCCTGGGAAGGCAGGGGCGCCCGCCTCGACGAGACGCTCGACATCCTGGAGACGTACTGGGTCGAGGACGAATTCGCCCACCAGGGAAGGCTGTTCACCATTCCGGAGACCGTCGTCGGGCTGAAGCCCGAGCAGCGGCCCGGTCCGCCCGTCCTGCTCGCCGCGTTCAACCCCGCCGGGCTGCGCCGGGTCGCCCGGCGGGCCAGTGGCTGGCTGCCCGTGGCGATGCCGCTCCCCCACCTCATGAGCATGTGGAAGACGATCGTCGAAGAGGCGGAGTCGGCGGACCGTGACCCCGACGGGTTGCGCATGGCGCTACGGGTCAACCCGACCTTGACTGAAGCCGAGGCCGAGGCAGAGCGGTTTCCCCGGTCCGGGACGCTCGACCAGTACATCGACTACGCGCGTGCCGCTGCCGAGGCGGGCGTGCACGAGCTCTTCATCGATCTCGGGCAATCGCCCGCGTCCCTCGACGAACGTATCGACATCGCGGGCCGCTTCATCGCGGCCGTACGGAGAGGCTGA
- a CDS encoding organic hydroperoxide resistance protein, producing the protein MSVSYTGTVTVSGEGRNGGRVRSSDGELDVSLAIPKELGGAGGATNPEQLFAAGWGACFLGAVRRAAAQRKIALKSTAVTVNATLTHGEDGEFNLSAVLNVELGGVDQSTAGELAHAAHQLCPYSKATRNNIPVIINTTAV; encoded by the coding sequence ATGTCGGTCAGCTACACCGGAACCGTCACTGTCAGCGGCGAGGGCCGCAACGGGGGACGCGTCCGCTCCAGCGACGGAGAGCTCGATGTCTCGCTCGCGATTCCCAAGGAATTGGGAGGCGCCGGCGGCGCCACCAACCCCGAGCAGCTCTTCGCCGCGGGCTGGGGCGCCTGCTTCCTCGGCGCTGTCCGCCGCGCCGCCGCCCAGCGCAAGATCGCCCTCAAGAGCACGGCTGTCACGGTCAACGCCACGCTCACCCACGGCGAGGACGGCGAGTTCAACCTCAGCGCCGTCCTCAACGTCGAACTCGGGGGCGTCGACCAGTCCACCGCCGGCGAACTCGCCCACGCCGCCCACCAGCTCTGCCCCTACTCCAAGGCGACACGCAACAACATCCCCGTCATCATCAACACCACCGCCGTCTGA